The nucleotide window cccacaatatgcatttttgagataggatggcatgAGGTCATCTCCCagccataaaatatgaatactggtttgttgagctgttatcagcccaaggtttgagaaaagaaaaaaatttagtcttaggtggaaccattttgaagaaaggcaaattccaaagcatatacatagtttcattaacatagcttaagaaaaacatttccataaaaaACACGCATTGGTTAGCCCAAGGTTTAGAAAAGCTAAGTTCAGGTGGAAACAGGTGTCGTCATGGCAACACAtaattttaagagagaaaaacaacaacaaaaaaaaactgaccCTTGTAGTttttttcctcctgccgcttaagggagagataaaaaatgtctgacacttgcagcctatttcctctgtttggagacccctggccttcccgCCTGATACCCTCTCACCACCAAGGGTGGGTGGGGAGCTGCAGACTTCTGTCAAGACCTccaccctcccttcccacccacaACCTCATAGCCTGGTTTTTGTCCTCTACGTTGAGACTTAAGGACTAATCTCATGATTCTGTTTATTGCTGTGTCACTCACCACAAAGCTGAGGAATCTCAGGAAAGCCCTCAACCCCTGTTAAATACTGTCCACAACTCTTCATATCTCTCTTCTTAAGCCCAGCAGCCCCTACTGCCCAATTCCGTAAATCATTCTACTGTTCCTTTTGGAATCTACAGTTAGTCATCAGCGTAACCTAATATACAGTAACTTTGCCTCCTTTTCCTAATATAACATTAACTTTACATTAACTACTTGTCCAGCTGAAATCTGTGTTCTGAGACAAGGCTTCCCTAGCAGCAATCTCAGTGGTGAAAATTTTCTTACCCACTTTCCTCTTAATGCTGTATTGTTCCATGATTTTGAATTTGTAATATTTtcatactttgatttttttttctccaagctCTTTCCTTAAGCGATCTTACTTAGTTTTGTGGATTCAATATGATATGAGAGGGTTAAATCAATACCAAATTGCTAACATAGTGAAGTGAtatatagtgaagtcactcagtcgtgtctgactctttgcgaccccatggactgtagcctaccaggctcctctgtctatgggattttccaggcaatagtcctggagtggattgccatttccttctccaggggatcttccccacccagggattgaacccaggtctcccgcattgtagacagatgctttactgtctctGATGCAACTAGCTTAATTATTTATGCAGCCCTTCTAAGTTAGATGGCTAGAAGGAATCTGAAATTCACAACGCCTAACCTGCAATCGTCTTTCATGTTCTTTCTCAAACATCTGCTTCTTCTACACCATTCCCTATAGGGCTATACACAAAATGGAATCATTATTGTTCTTTCTCTGATGCCTACATTCAATGTATCAGGAAATCCAGCAAGTTCTATTTTTGAAATGCACTCAGAATTGGGTAATTTCTCACTGAGAGCCTGCTCCAAGCCATCATTAACTGTTGTGTAGATTAAGAAGTTGAATACAAAGAATAATGAAATGGGTGAAAGCATAGTAATCCAGACTTCATTCTCACATGGAATCTTTCCTTGTGACACCTACATTTTGTGTGCCTAGACACATGTTGTCACTATCTTCTAATAGTAAGAATATTTACATTGATTGAATCCTGTTAAGTGCCAGGCGATATTGTAATATCCACTTGACACATTAAGAAATTGAGGCTCATACACTCTAGTTAATATCCAAGATGACTCAGCAAATAATCAAGTCTTACTTGGCATAGCTGGACAGTGCACAACTTGAATAAAAGAGGACTATTGCTTGAAAAATTGCAAGAAGTATGGACGAATATGAGGCTGAAAGGATTTGGGGAAAGAagcaaatgaatgagtgagcaTATAAAATGCTCAACTTCACAGTTATCTGGAATTCGTCAATAGCAACATACACTCTGTAATCAATACATAGACCATTAACTCTGTCCTAGTCATAATGTGTGGAAGCCTACAATGCCAGTTTGCATTATCACTTCAGTTTGATAATGAGTTCAAGAGAAAACTGATGGCCAACTGATATTGAGTAACACCCAAAGTCAGTTATCTAGTACAAGGTGGAGCTAGAATTTGCATCCAAGTGTCCCTAGCCTGGAGTCACACTTTAAACAATTACTCTCTGATGTCTGAATTTCTATAGTATCCCACTGCCTGGGAATTACACATTCTATGTATCCTATTATCCTCTGAGACTACTGAAACCTAGAAAACGATATATGGAAATTTGTGTCGCTAGATTATAACGTTGTTCTTGATATAACGGTCTTCCCTGTAgatcaaagggtaaagaatctgcctgctacacaggagacctgggtttgatccctggattaggaagatcctctggagaagggaatggcgattcactccagtattcttgcctgaagaatcctgtggacagaggagcctggaaggctacagtccatggggtagtaaagagtcaaacatgactgagcaactaacactaaacTTGATACAATAGTGATTGCAGTGAAATGCATTAAATTATAGTAACCTATTTTATTGCAtgaatttccttgtttttgaaaatatgaattggaggctaaaaaaaaatctcattttaacatttatttttattttttggccacactgaatGGCATGTTgtattttagttctctgaccagggatcaaacctgtgcccttgctttggaagcatggagtcttaaccactgaatctcCAATTAAGTCCCCTAACAAATCTCATTCTAAGAAATCTCTGCAATCATCGTGTAGATGTCTGTTTACAATTCTGAACTTAAGATTCAATCATTTATGAGGATAGATGATTGGGTTATATtatcttaaaaattctttaagCTAGAATATTCTGTGTTTCtaccattatttaaaaattaacttttgttGTTATGTCCATGTTAAATTGAGCAAATTCTGGTATAAGTTATACCTTGGACATAATTATGTTTCTAAGCACAGTTACAGCCCAGATCTTCTTTTCTCATTGATATAGTGCATTTTGATAATGCATAAATAACCCCCATGGAGAATAGTACAGTCGTGACTGAGTTCATTCTTGCCGGGATAACTGATGACCCACAACTGCAGATCCCACTCTTTCTAGTGTTCACGCTCATCTACCTCCTCACTCTGGTTGGGAACCTGGGGGTGATCACGCTGATCCTGCTGGACTCTCGTCTCCACACTCCCATGTACGTCTTCCTCAGCCACCTCTCCCTGATGGACTTTGGTTACTCCACAGTCGTCTCTCCCAAAGTGATGGCTGGATTCCTCACGGGAGACAAGGTCATTTCCTACAAAGCTTGTGctgctcagtttttcttttttgctgtctttctCGCTGTGGAAACTTTTCTCTTGTCTTTAATGGCCTATGACCGTCATGCAGCAGTGTGCAAGCCACTCCATTACACCAACATCATGACACCAAGAGTGTGTGCCTGGATGGTCGTAGCGGCCTACGTCCTCGGTTTTCTAGTGGCCTCTGTGCACACTTGGAATGCATTCAGTCTCTCTTTCTGCAGATCCAACGTGATTGATCACTTTTTCTGTGACGCTACTCCTGTCCTGGCTCTCTCATGCTCAGATAACAACAGAAGCGAgatagtgttttttgttttggtgagCTTCAATATCACCTTTACTCTCCTGATCATCTTGATCTCTTACCTGTTTATCTTTGTCACCATTCTGAGGGTGCGCTCATCTGAAGGACATCAGAAGGCCTTTTCCACCTGTGCGTCCCACCTCACTTCCGTCTCCATCTTCTATGGGACAGGCGCCTTCATGTACCTACAGCCCGGCTCCCGCCATTCCATGAGCACAGACAAGATGGCGTCTGTGTCCTACGCCATAGTCATCCCCATGCTGAATCCGCTGATCTATAGTCTGCGGAACAAAGAGGTCAAGAGGGCGCTAAAAAAGGCTGTGGGGAGAGCAACGTTTTCTGTAAGATTCATATCTTAATTATATAGAAACAACAGTAGTATGGTTTCCTATACTTGCTAAGGAAAATACTGACTTGCTAGGTCAataattatctaaatattttatgtcCTTTCTCAAGTTCTTTTTGAGTCTAGGAAGCAAACATGTGGACAAAATGAGTTCTCAGGAATAATAACTTAAGGAGAATCAACCATGAACCTatgatttatatttcaaattttcttttaaattaatttttactgcatATTTGTTTCCATAATTACCCAcattcatatgtatatttatgcttATATGCATATTTAAGTACATGCCCACATGCATCTTACCAATGTAAACCACATGCAACTCACACACTCATGAGTGAACAGAAAA belongs to Bos indicus x Bos taurus breed Angus x Brahman F1 hybrid chromosome 15, Bos_hybrid_MaternalHap_v2.0, whole genome shotgun sequence and includes:
- the LOC113904619 gene encoding olfactory receptor 5B12-like, with amino-acid sequence MENSTVVTEFILAGITDDPQLQIPLFLVFTLIYLLTLVGNLGVITLILLDSRLHTPMYVFLSHLSLMDFGYSTVVSPKVMAGFLTGDKVISYKACAAQFFFFAVFLAVETFLLSLMAYDRHAAVCKPLHYTNIMTPRVCAWMVVAAYVLGFLVASVHTWNAFSLSFCRSNVIDHFFCDATPVLALSCSDNNRSEIVFFVLVSFNITFTLLIILISYLFIFVTILRVRSSEGHQKAFSTCASHLTSVSIFYGTGAFMYLQPGSRHSMSTDKMASVSYAIVIPMLNPLIYSLRNKEVKRALKKAVGRATFSVRFIS